A single region of the Sorghum bicolor cultivar BTx623 chromosome 9, Sorghum_bicolor_NCBIv3, whole genome shotgun sequence genome encodes:
- the LOC8064151 gene encoding transmembrane protein 56-B, giving the protein MELIISFGPQEQVVWPASVLAGIAMCAAVYDLTRQVSSRCFKGYDGLNEMHKVEWNNRGFSTFHALAAAAVSFYLLLLSDLFSEDGGLIVDRKSWLSDGMFGVSLGYFLTDLAMILWYFPRLGGKEYLLHHGVSMYAISLALLSGKGHFYILMVLFTEATTPFVNLRWYLDLAGRKGSKLYLYNGLALFVGWLVARVILFVYFFAHMYLHFDQVRTVFPLGFYSMLTVPPLLSLMNLVWFWKICKGMVKTLCKTKQSVSAKTD; this is encoded by the exons ATGGAGCTCATCATCAGCTTCGGGCCACAGGAGCAGGTCGTATGGCCGGCTTCGGTTCTCGCCGGGATCGCCATGTGCGCAGCT GTATACGACTTGACTCGCCAAGTTAGCTCTCGGTGCTTCAAGGGGTATGATGGGCTAAACGAGATGCATAAAGTTGAGTGGAACAATAG GGGATTCTCTACGTTCCACGCGTTGGCTGCTGCGGCGGTCTCCTTCTATCTGCTGCTGCTATCTGACCTTTTCAGCGAGGACGGCGGTCTCATAGTAGACAGAAAATCATGGCTATCTGATGGCATGTTCGGG GTCTCTCTTGGCTACTTCTTGACAGACTTGGCGATGATCCTGTGGTATTTCCCTCGCCTAGGCGGAAAGGAATAT CTCTTGCACCATGGAGTTTCCATGTATGCAATCTCTCTTGCCCTGTTGAGCGGCAAAGGCCACTTCTACATCCTCATGGTCCTATTCACTGAAGCAACCACTCCCTTCGTGAACCTTAGATG GTATCTGGATCTTGCAGGCCGGAAGGGTTCTAAGCTTTACTTGTACAATGGACTAGCGCTGTTCGTCGGATGGCTG GTTGCTCGGGTCATATTGTTCGTGTACTTCTTCGCTCACATGTACCTGCATTTTGATCAG GTGAGGACAGTGTTCCCGCTGGGGTTCTACAGCATGCTGACGGTGCCGCCGTTGCTCTCCCTGATGAACCTCGTCTGGTTCTGGAAGATCTGCAAGGGGATGGTGAAAACTCTCTGCAAAACGAAGCAGAGTGTCAGTGCAAAAACGGATTAG